One segment of Chelonia mydas isolate rCheMyd1 chromosome 13, rCheMyd1.pri.v2, whole genome shotgun sequence DNA contains the following:
- the TNFRSF6B gene encoding tumor necrosis factor receptor superfamily member 6B — protein sequence MSPNPNTTLCAMPSNHTLNVRHSSKWMVTAVVLFLAVPSFSTTPTYPWKDPVTNNKVVCHQCPPGTFVAQHCTRDKPTVCSPCPDLHYTQYWNYLEKCRYCNVICGERQVELHRCNSTHNRVCQCRQGYYFESEFCIEHAKCPAGAGVAELGTPYQNTKCEKCPHGFFSSFSSSTEPCKPHQSCSQQGKETNVVGNQFHDTLCTTCKMFKGNGTQESGKEDCEQAVIDFVVYQNIPVRKLKRLQQILEGHLKGILHKDTKAALQEKFHTYLTQLKKDHLELIKVLLEALRAAKLYTVEEMVRKRFSLELEN from the exons ATGAGTCCTAACCCTAATACCACCCTCTGTGCTATGCCGTCCAACCACACACTGAATGTGAGACATTCATCCAAG TGGATGGTTACGGCCGTTGTGCTTTTCCTGGCCGTGCCTAGCTTCAGCACCACGCCCACCTACCCATGGAAAGACCCTGTGACTAACAACAAAGTGGTGTGCCACCAGTGCCCTCCGGGAACCTTTGTGGCCCAGCACTGCACCAGAGACAAACCCACCGTGTGCTCGCCGTGTCCAGATCTGCACTACACGCAGTACTGGAACTACCTGGAGAAATGTCGATACTGCAACGTCATCTGTGGAGAGCGGCAGGTCGAGCTGCACCGGTGCAACTCCACCCACAACAGAGTGTGCCAGTGTCGGCAGGGCTACTACTTCGAGTCCGAGTTCTGCATCGAGCATGCCAAGTGTCCTGCCGGGGCTGgagtagcagagctgg GTACTCCCTATCAGAACACGAAATGTGAGAAGTGCCCCCACGGGTTCTTTTCATCCTTCAGCTCCAGCACAGAGCCATGCAAGCCACACCAGAGCTGCTCGCAGCAGGGGAAAGAGACTAATGTCGTAGGAAACCAATTCCATGACACCCTGTGCACCACCTGCAAGATGTTCAAGGgaaacggaacccaggagtcag GAAAAGAGGACTGCGAACAAGCAGTGATCGATTTTGTGGTTTACCAGAACATCCCGGTGAGAAAGCTGAAGCGCCTCCAGCAAATCCTCGAGGGGCACCTAAAGGGGATCCTCCACAAGGACACCAAGGCTGCCCTTCAGGAAAAGTTCCACACGTATCTCACCCAGTTGAAGAAGGACCACTTGGAGCTCATCAAAGTGCTGCTGGAGGCACTCCGGGCAGCGAAGCTGTATACGGTGGAAGAGATGGTGCGGAAACGTTTCTCCTTGGAGTTAGAAAATTAA